A stretch of DNA from Rhodococcus sp. NBC_00297:
GCAGACGGCACAGAACGCGAACGGCATCACGAAGACGCTGGAGAAGCTGGCAGCCCGCTACTCCTGAGACCATGGTGCAGGCAGGCCGGAGGCCGGTCGGTGGGACCAGGTGGATCGTCCCCCTCGGGGCGCCGGTCGGGGCTCGAGCGATAATCGACGTGCGCCGACCGGCGCGCCCTTGCTCGACCCGAGAGGATCACCCATGACTGCCCGCACCGAGTTGCGACGCGTGGATCTACGCGGCAGCTCTCCGTCCACCGCCGAGCTGCGCGCGGTTCTCCCACGGGGTGGAGTGGACGTGAACTCGGTGCTGCATCTGGTCACCCCGGTGGTCGAGGCGGTGCGTGAGCGCGGCGCCGACGCGGCGCTCGAGTACAGCGAGACGTTCGACCGCGTGCGTCCCGACTCCGTGCGAGTCCCGGCCGCCGAGCTCGAGAAGGCTCTGAACCAGCTCGATCCCGACGTGCGGGCGGCACTCGAGGTGTCCATCGAGCGTTCGCGCATCGTGCACGAGGATCAGCGTCGGTCCGAGACCGTGACGACCGTCGTCCCCGGTGGAACCGTCATCGAGAAGTGGGTCCCGGTCGAGCGAGTCGGACTGTACGTACCGGGCGGCAACGCCGTGTACCCGTCGTCCGTCGTCATGAACGTCGTCCCCGCGCAGGTCGCCGGCGTCGGCAGCCTCGTCGTCGCCTCGCCGCCGCAGGCGGACTTCGGCGGCCTCCCGCACCCCACCATCCTGGCGGCGGCAGCGTTGCTCGGCGTGGACGAGGTCTGGGCGGTCGGCGGTGCCCAGGGCGTCGCACTGCTCACCTACGGCGGCGTGGACACCGACGGTGCGCCGCTCGAGCCCGTCGACATGATCACCGGCCCGGGCAACATCTACGTCACCGCGGCGAAGCGGCTGTGCCGTGGAGCGGTGGGCATCGACTCCGAGGCCGGGCCCACCGAGATCGCCATCCTGGCCGACGACACCGCCGACCCGGTGCACGTCGCCGCCGATCTGATCTCGCAGGCCGAACACGACGTGCTGGCGGCGAGCGTGCTCGTCACCACCTCGGTCGCCCTGGCGGACGCCGTCACGCGCGAGGTCGCCGAGCGCACGCTCACCACCAAGCACTCCGAACGCGTCGCGACGGCGCTGTCCGGTGAGCAGTCGGGCATCGTGCTGGTGGACACGGTGGCCGACGGCATCCGCACGGTCGACGCCTACGCCGCGGAACACCTCGAGATCCAGACCGAGAACGCCTCCGAGGTGGCGGGCCGCATCCGCAGCGCCGGAGCGGTGTTCGTCGGACCGTGGTCGCCGGTGAGCCTCGGCGACTACTGCGCCGGGTCCAACCACGTCCTGCCGACGGCCGGATGCGCCCGTCACTCGTCCGGGTTGTCGGTGCAGACCTTCCTGCGCGGCATCCACATCGTCGACTACTCGCGCGACGCTCTCGACGGCG
This window harbors:
- the hisD gene encoding histidinol dehydrogenase, coding for MTARTELRRVDLRGSSPSTAELRAVLPRGGVDVNSVLHLVTPVVEAVRERGADAALEYSETFDRVRPDSVRVPAAELEKALNQLDPDVRAALEVSIERSRIVHEDQRRSETVTTVVPGGTVIEKWVPVERVGLYVPGGNAVYPSSVVMNVVPAQVAGVGSLVVASPPQADFGGLPHPTILAAAALLGVDEVWAVGGAQGVALLTYGGVDTDGAPLEPVDMITGPGNIYVTAAKRLCRGAVGIDSEAGPTEIAILADDTADPVHVAADLISQAEHDVLAASVLVTTSVALADAVTREVAERTLTTKHSERVATALSGEQSGIVLVDTVADGIRTVDAYAAEHLEIQTENASEVAGRIRSAGAVFVGPWSPVSLGDYCAGSNHVLPTAGCARHSSGLSVQTFLRGIHIVDYSRDALDGVAKHVVALANAEDLPAHGDAVRVRFESRS